The Sceloporus undulatus isolate JIND9_A2432 ecotype Alabama chromosome 7, SceUnd_v1.1, whole genome shotgun sequence genome segment AACACAGTGTCTGTGGTGAATGTGTGCATGAGTGGAATAGCGTACTGTCAGCAAAGAAGAATGGCCATGCTGGACAATGGGAGCCTGTGGCAAGAGGACTGGCCCCTTTGAGAACATGGAGTGGATTTGGTGGGAGAAGGGGGAAGCCCCTCTGAACAGCAGTCGATGACTGGGAAGACGGTGCTGCTTCTTTGCAAGAGTGCTCTTTTAGATATCAGTGGAAAGACATGCAGCGTTGCAGTTGGCAGAGAGGCCAAACCAGGAATCAAGTCCCGACCCTGCTTATATTCAAAACCAACCACAAACCAAGAGCAATGGGAATAGGCACGTCCATtgccaacctctttttaaagagctCCCTTGGCCTTCTGCAGACCTCTCTCACCAGGACTTGCTGTGGTGAGCACCAGTGCCACCTGGACCACCTTCCGGAGCAGCTCTTCTCCACCCAAAACAGGCAGCGCCATCCCCCGGGAAGAGCAGCCACGGCTGGGTCTCCACAGTGGCATCCTCTGCAGCCAAGAAGCAGGGCAGGTGCGGGCAGCCCCCGTCTTGCCACCCCGGTGCCACTGGCCTGTTTGGGAATCACAAGGCAGAAGTGTGTCACAAGGCAGAGGCGCTAAAGTCCTTTTCAAAAGCCCTCCATCTTCCTAGGCGGGGCAGGCGAAGGGCTGGAATTGCATTTGCAGCTCACCTTTCGCTTCCTTCAGAAACAAAACTACTTCTAAATCTACTCCAACGGataatatatgtgtttgtgtgaaagTGGCAGCGGTCGTTACGCCAGATGATTTAACACAGGATTTTGAAGCCttggtcatatatatatatatatatatatatatgaatatagtAAAAACGCCACAAAATGCTTTGGCGCCCAGTTGCCCTGGCAACCAATAACTCTACACAGGCTTGGCTTTTGAACCATCTGGCACTAGGCCCAAATGGGGCATCTCCTTCGTTTGTGGTTGTCGTTGTGTCCCTTCAGGCCCTTTCTGGCGCATGGCGACACAAAGGAGACCGCCTTGCatggcttccttggcaagatttccttggcggaagaggaggtttgccatggccttcccctgaggaggctgagagagtgtgacttcttgcccagtgggtctccatggccagccctggtctccagagccatagtctggCACTCAAGTtgccacaccatgctggctctcacccttTGCTGCTGCCATTTTACCATTTAAAAAAGTAGTCTAAGAAATAATTAAGCATACTTTGCCTCACAAAAAGCGGAATGAATATAtaatttccgcagtgtgttttggtccacaCTTTACCTCACAAaaagcgcgcgcgcacacacacacacacacacttttttgtgAGGTAAAGtatggaccaaaacacactgcagaaataacccagttcaggaccacattaactgccctggctcagcactagggagtcctgggaattgtagttcattgtggcaccagagctttttgacagagaaggctcaacgtctcacaaaactacagttcccagaatcccctagcactgatcccgggcagctaaagcagtctcaaagcgGGTGTATTCTGGACCTATATCAGGCATAATACATTATATCATATTATTAAGCATACTTTACCTCACAAAAAGTGAGGTAATAACGCTTTTTAACCAGTTGTGCTGTTCAGGGGAAATGTGCTctgtccatgctcagaggcacccaGACTGAAGAGGAACTCATACTGAGATGCtagaagaattattattattattgttgttgttgttgttgttgttgttactgttactatagaccagtgcttctcaattattttctgtcatgccccccctaggaagaagaaaacatttcgcgccccctgcgcgactgtaaatagtatcatttgtctataaaattgttataagtacacctctgcataacagagcctcgcgcccccctttacaaagcctcgcgccccccctggggggcccgccccactatttgagaagcactgctataGACGGTGAACCAAGCTATATCTTTATGAGTCCTTAAACTAGGACTGGGgctgtgttttaaaaagaaatagacaGGGACTGTACAGTTTGCAGAAATCCGCAGGCAATCCTTTTTCCAGGATGGAAATCCAGCGCTGAGGAAAATTTGATCTGTTTAGGGCTCTCAAGCAGAACAATGTGGATACTGAAAACTCTTCTTGGTATTTTTACTGGGAGAAGTTGGCGCCTCACCTATTTGACAGCCGCCATAATTTTGGACATTGCCCCAAGTGAATGACTTCTTTATATTCTGACAATAAGACGCTTGAGGGAGGGAAATGTATGAGCCAGAAAAACCAGTTAACAATGGCCGTATTGACTCAGTGGGATGCACTCAAACCCGGCTTGCGTCAAGAGGAGCGGCAACGACAAGAGCCGCTTTAAGAGACTGTGCagccgctgccaccaccgcctTCGCCATATTGACTTTCTATCTAAAGATGGCACCCTTCCTAGGCCAACAGCAAAAGGCAGTCAAGGAGCTGTCGTTTTTTAACCCTGAAGCAAGCTGATGCCTCTTAATGCATAGTTTTGTTAGCAAGTCAGCTTAGTCTTTGAACCAGCTACCAGAGCTTGGCTCTGGGCATTGAGCAATGCCTCTGTTCATGTGCAGAATGCCACAATGGTTGCTCATACACATCTGGTCACAGGAAAGCATCTTCTCCAGTATCCTTGGAAGATGCTGTGTCTCCTCTCTGTTTCAGCAAAAGGGTTAGGGTTACCCTTCACCCAAACAATTCTCGACGACCCCAAGGCAACTCAAAACCTGTGAAAAAGCCGTACCCTCCAAGTCAAAGTATTTTTAACGTGTTCTTTTTGAACatttattttatactgtatttcagGTTACTGTAAGCCCTCAGTTGAAACCCTTTTTATACAGTAGCTTTTAATGAAATAATAAGCAAATACTACCATCAGGCACAGCTCACAGGCAAACCCACTTTCACAAAAGCATCCTGTATCATCAATTAAAAGCGAATCAGGACATTCTGACCAGGAAACAGTGTGACTCGACAAATAAGTTAATGGTGTGTCTATAAAAGCAAAACACGGTGGAACGTATTTCTTTATGGCTGGGAGATTATATCTGTCACATGCGGCTTGACTGACTCAAGTGTTGCTCGGACAATCTGGAACGGGTTGAATTCATTTTCTTCGCTTTCCCGTCCTGCTCTCGGTGGGCAATGGAAATAAGAGGAAAGAAAGGCATgaggaaaataaaaaagcacaCATTTAAATAAAACGGTTCTTGTTTCCagttctttggtgcagcatttgaCTGTCAGAGTTCCCAAAATCAGATTTTATAGTCCTTGAAAGCAATACCTCCTGGGGCTTACGTCAACTCCTTTAAACACGGTTAGGCATGGCCATGCCCATCTGTTCCTTAAGCATCCACTGAGATCTTTTTCAAACTTAGTTTTACTTTTGATTTTATACATGTTCACCTATTTCACAAAAAACATTACAAGGCTGATCTCCTTCATGCTTCATTTCCCCGTTTTCCTGCCGGTCCCACCTTCAGCAGCCAAGGCCAAAATGCAGAAGGGAATCCCCTGGAGGCTTAGGCCAAGGAGCAATGAAGAGTAAAGGGGACGGAAGGCTAGCCATGTTAAATGAACACACACAAAGGGGAGGCCAGAGTGGTCCAAGCATGTTGCCCGCCATCCCCAGGAGAACGTCCAGAGGTGGGCTGCAACCTGATCCGGAAAGGTTTATAGGCAGCACTCATCCAGTCAAGAGACCAGGctagacggggggggggggaccccagaAACTATGGGGACCCCCAGGCCATGAAATCCAGCCTCCCCGCTGCTCAGTTCCCAAACTCTCTCTAGGACCTCCCCAGAAGCAGACAGGTGTCCAGCCTCCTTTTGGAGGCATGAAGAGAAGGAGGCCTCACATCTCCCTCAGCCATTGGCTCCATTTCCCAGCCCACCAGGATCAAGGTTAAGCCCTGCAAATGGCCGGCAGAAGATCTTGCAAATCTTCTCAACTGGTGAAAGTCTTGAGAATCTCAGCCTCCGTTCCTGGTTCTCAGAGACCAGGCAGGCTTCTCAGTCAGCTGTGGAAAGCGGCTGTGGTCCCACAGCAAAGGCAGTGGCCACAGCAGCCGCTCTCTGGGAAATAGGGCCGTGGCAAGGCCTCCTGGCACACGCCGGTGGGCTGCTGAGTGACTGGCGTCTCCTTGGTGGGCGTTTTTGGGGCCGGCTCAGGATCCGTCCTGCCCGGCCCCCGAGGGTGATCTTTCTCATTCTTGACTGCTAAAAAGGCCGTGAGGTCCAGGTCGAGCATGGTGACCCCTCCGCGTGGGGTGGGGGTGTTCTGGCGGCACTGGGGGCATGGGATCCACCACTGTTCGTTGGCCACCATGTTCAGGCGCCGGATGCAGGCCTGGCAGAACGTGTGCCCGCAGTAGAGGCGGCGGGGCAGGCGGGCTGAGAGGTCGTAGGAGCAATAGCAGACGATGCAGTCAACCTTGTGGCTGCCGCGGCTTGGCACCAAGGCCTGGGCCTCCAGACTCTGCCCTTCACTGCTTCCAGACATCCTGAAGTGGACAGAAAGATCCAAAGAGAGGTGCCATTCAGGGCTGAACACCCCACTATTAAAAATGTGACATCTGGCCAGACATTTCTAAAATAGGGATGTGATTCTCCCAGCCTTACCTGGAGGCAATGCCAGGGACAGAATCAAAACATACCTGGCATTAGTACCATTACTGCCCTATCAGGGCCCTCTTTAAAGCAACATCCACTGCCCTTGGCTGAACCCTGGCAGGAGGCCTTGGAATGTCCCAGAATGCCTCTTGTGTGGCAGCTCCTGCTCCGGGGCATTGTGGGAGATATAAATGGCACTGCCTGTGGCCAAATGCGGGATCAGCCCCTCACAGCATTCGCCCACACTGGAGGGAAAAGCCACGGACTGACAGAGGAGCAGGATGCTAGGAGGCCACTCCTCAAGACCTGGAGCTGGCCGTAAAGCTGGGGCTTTCTTTGTGCCGCTTGCACCAGTGAGCAAAACTCCTTTCCCAAAACATGTCTGCTGGTTTTAGCAGCTCAGTTTTACCCAAGCTGAGCCCACTGGGATTGGATGGGCCTTGCATCCTGAACCTAGGCACTCACCTTGACAGGCGACACTACATGAAACCCAAATGTGCCCTGAAGAGTTCAGTTACAGGATCAGATGGAAAGGGCCTCCTTTTGCTTCAGCATCCTTTTTCCAAGCCAGGGATGGAGGGGATGGACGGCAGGTAGCCTCCTCTGTTGTCTTGTTCTGGGCAGAGACCCTCTCAACCTCCAGCAATGCAAGAGGATGAGGCTGGCGGTGGGTAAGGAGACACCTCTGCTCACCTGTGCCTCCCCACCTGCCCTGTTGCTCCAGCAACCTCCATGCAAATACCTGACAAGAGAAAACTTACATTTCCTGgtcctgctgctactgctgctgcatCCTCAAGGCCCTGGGACACAAAGGCGCATGCATGCTCACGGGTTTATGTACCCAGTTCAGAGAGCTCCAGTTCTTCTGTGGGGTGGAGGCTGGTGGACCCTGCTGTGGGGATCCCTCAGCCGGTCCCCTCTGGGCCTGCCTTCCTCCATCTGGCTTCTCCTGGAGCCGTTGATCGGAGGAGGTTCACGTTTCAGATACAGTTGTGCTATTGTATCTGCCACAGAAGGAAGGCAACCTGGCCAGATAGGGTTACTGTTGCCCCGGCTGACAATGGCCTCAGAGATACAGACAGACATATAACACATATGtgctctctccatctctctttcttgctctttCTGGGAGGCAGAAGAGCTCAGTATCCATCGTTTGCAAGCGGTTCCCAGATTTCATGTGAAATAGGCCTTAAAGGAGGGGggggatgtctttaaacagaggttggatgcacATGTCTCTTTAGCTGAGGGCTCCTGCATGGTTGGTTGGGGTGGATGGCTCCCCGGGGTCCCTCTGAACTCTAGGGTTCTGTGCTGCTGGGAATGCTTTGGTACCAGGCTGCTTGGGAACTCCATCCCTGGCTGGCAGAATTGTCAGATACCTTGGACAGGGCTTTTTCAGTGCTGGGCCCATATCTTGGCACTTTCCTCACCCAGAAGGTCATCTGTCAGGActttattattactttaaaaaaaaaacccttcaggtTTTTTAAACAAAGCTGTGGCTTTATTTGGCTTGTGATATCACCAGAGGGATGGAATAACCCAGAAGTAAActaataatatgtgtgtgtgtgtgtgtgtgtgcgtgcgcgctcGCAGATGTACCATTTACCTTCCAGGTCTGCTAACCTGTTGGTCAGGCACACACATTACtactttttctttgttgttgttttaattgcaaTGCAGTGGAAAAtgaagtggaaagagagcagcTGAACAAGACGGGTGAGGCTGAAGAATGCAAAAGAGCTGGAAAGAGAGCTGGAGGCAGCAGTGGCTGTCAAGAGCGATCACGCAGTGACCCTTGCAGGCAGCCCAGGCAGCAGGAAAAGGTCCATTGCATGCTTCTGTTTCCTGGAAaaataatccccccccctttttgcaaAGAACAGGGGCCGGCAGTGGCCACTCTGGTCCCCCACATTCCTTGCCCCTTGGCCACTGAGGCTGCTTCTCGAGGTCACAGCATGAGCCCTCCTGTTTTAGCCATGTGCAGACCAAAGGAACAGGAAAGGCTTCTCTGTGGCCTTCCTTGGGGTCTCTCATGTGATACTCCCTGACTCAGTTTTGCTCCAGGGAGGAGCCTCGCCAGGGCAAATAAGGAGCCACTCACTGACCAGTGGCATTGACAGatagaactacaactcccattacccTCCAAGCAACAACATATTGACAGGAATCTTGTACTGGGAGACAGTTTGTCTCTGCCATGTAAAGCACCCCTTTTGTCTCACCCCATACGGAGCACCAACCttgcacacagagagacagaaatgACACTCCCTAGCCTTTCCAAAACCTGTGCCTAACCAAAATCTGTGTTTAGGGTTAGGGCACTTTGTGGTGCCAGCCAGCCATCTAGCCAGGCCACCTTTGAGGGGAATCCAAATGATCCACGTTTCTCAGGGGTTCAGAGGCTTGCTGAGCCAGGAAAATAAACCATCCTTTACTAAGGCAGCTCTTGCTTTGGAGGGAGTTGCAGGGAACAAGGGGGCTCCATCCTACCCAATGACTCCAGTTTTTACCCCACTGCCTTTAGCTTTCCAAAAACAGCTGCAAAGGAGGCCAGGTCCAGTGTCCCCCACTTAATGTAATGAAAACATCTAAATGTCTAACATGGAAAAGTGGGTATAAAAATAGCCCCTGCATCACCTTACcactagaaagcaatgccatgaACGCTTTTTCCCTCTTTTGCCTTCTGGGCTTTATTGCACGCTTCAGTCAACCCTACGGAGGCACTTCAGTCCTTTTCCTTGGCAGGAGGATCCGTTTTCCAGCCCTAGAATCCAGGCAGTCTCTGGCCAGTGGGACAAGGCCcagcagcccagcccagcccagccagcCTCTTCAGATAAGCCGCCAGCACTTCTATCTTCCAGAATTACAAACCTCCTGCTCGACTATCCAGAGCTGTGGAGCATCCTAATTTGGAGAAATCAAGAAACACCGCCAAAGGGGGCTCCAGTGACATGTACTTTGGGACTGGGAAACCTCTGGTCCAGGGCTGAGTGCAACCCTCCTGGGCTTCTCCATCGCACCATCCGCCGGGGATCTCCCAGCTTCCATACAAGGACTCCAAGATGGGGAATATGCCTCTCCTAAGAGCAAGAGGGGGAAAGTTCTTTcaatgcttggccatggaaatgcactgggtgccctggggcaagtcacactctcccagcctcagagggaggcaagggcaaccctcccctttgaacaaatcttgccaagaaaacccatgatggctcgccttagggttggcataagtcggaaacaacttgaaggcacaggataGCATCAAGGCTTTCTTGGTGACAGGAAGACCTTGGAGCTACAATTAGGCTTGTTATTTTGGGGGCCTCTCCTCCAGAACTTCTCTGGGATCTGATTCAGGGAGTGGGTCTCTTATGGGGAGAGGTTAATGGCCCAGGGAGTGCCATGGCCAAGGGAGGCTCTCTGGACCCCTCTTTCGGCTTGGCCTCCCCCAAGGCCCCACCCCAAAGGCCTGGAAACCTCCATGGAGTGACCTTTGGACCCTTCCTCCTAGGAATACTCCACTGGGCAGGGCAGGCCATGTTCTTGGAAAACCCCGGCGTGGCTGCGACAGAGGCACTTTCGGTTGAGATAAGGAAGGAGCAGAAACCTCCCCAGAATGTGGAAGAACGAGAGTCCCTGCCCTCAGTGCAGATCCTTGGAGAGGAGCaaacaaggaggaggaagccggCAGCACAAGAGCAAGGCCACCTGCAGAAGGAGAGGGACCACCAAAGGGGCAGCGGGTGGGCATTCCGACACAGAGCCCAGGGTGGCTTTGCAACATCAGGAGCCTTAGGTGACCCAGCGGAAGGGTCTTCTTTTACCATCACCCCCCACCTCCAGATCCACTCTCACTCCCAGCGCGATCTAGTCCCCACTGGCCATGCATGTGCCCAGGTGGCCCTCAGGGACACTCCGGGGGCTATGGACGCCTCCTCATGTTCCCCATCAAAGGGCTCTGGGCGCTTTTGCTTGGAGGACAAAAAAGGCACAGAAGAAGAGGTAGAAAAGTGAAGAACAAGAGGCCGCCAAGGTCCAGACTTGAGACAGCCATTGGCACAGGTCTTCTCTTGGCTTTGGGTGTGAGTTCTCCACACTCTTTGGCACACCTTCACCAGCTCCTGCTCAGATAAATAGATATATTCTAAACACCCTTATGATTGCCCCATATGGGCATGGTAGTCCATTCTTGCAGAGGGTTGCACAGGTGTCTTAAGAGCTGTTTTGTTCTGTTATTTTTCACTACCATCCCATTCACCTTTCCACCGGCTTTGGAAAATTTGCACCCAAGAAGAGACCCCCCCAAATTAAAACTGGACTCTGGAGCCATTTGTGAGCCTGGAAAGTGTGTGTCCAAGTGTGTCTATGGGGGAAACAGCTGTCTTGTGGATccggtgctggaggaaaggccaatTGAGTGCTGGCTCTGGGCGCTTTAGGAGACGACGCAGGGGCACCGCTTGCAGCAGGGAGAGCATTTCCGGCAGCAAgggcagcaacagcaacagcctcCACCGCCTCTGCCAACCCTGCCACCTGAGCTCTCCGGAAAGGCCCCCGGATGGCTCTTCCAGTGGAAAGGCTCCGGAGAGGCCCCACTGGGCATCTGGAGGCTGGCATAGGGGTTGAAGGGTCGGGCCCATGACTCTCGCGTCGGGACTTTGGGGCTGTAGGAAGCCGCCGAGGCTGAGGCTGACGCCTGGTGCAGGTGGTGGTCTGTAGCCTCTGGCTGCACCTTCTCCTGGGCGGTTGGGTAGCTGGGCAGGCTGCTGGGGTTGCAGAAGACGGTGCCCGGGGCCTGGTCCTCGCCCAGGTAGTACTTGAGGAACCCATCCTTGAGCTGCGCCCGAGGAATGGACACACTGGCATAGGGGTTCTCGATGGTCACCCCACGATCCATGGCTCAGCCCTGTCCTAAGGAGGAGAAACCCTTCCAGAGGACCAGCTGATCACCTGGAAAAAaacaagagggagaaagagaaagagagcgtCTTATGAAGCACCGTCTCTTTTGCAGCCCTAAACATGAAGGAGTCCTTTGGAAGCAAAAGGATGTGACTCACAGCAGCGTTGGCCTACCCTTTGCATCTCATACCTCTTTGTCCAGATATGCCAGGCATTTCGGTCACAGCATCTCCACATTCTTTACAACTCCTTTGCAAGAAAGGACATAACCTTGGTTTCCCCATACTCAGAGCTTGGGGGAAATGGCCCTTTTACTATTTTAACTACAGCTGGCAaagggactctgggagctgtacACTCCacaaatcaccaccaccaccactaccatcatcatcaggctatttatttatatccttctcCCCCCTCTCCAAGGTTAGTCATAATGATTGCAATCAAATAAAAAGCATACCAAAAACCAGTGTTCAAACCGAACGAACCAAGcctattaaaacatttttaaactctAAAAGAGAGAAACCAGTAATTAAAAAGCATACAGAGcaccctctgacagccctttccTTAA includes the following:
- the RNF224 gene encoding RING finger protein 224; translation: MSGSSEGQSLEAQALVPSRGSHKVDCIVCYCSYDLSARLPRRLYCGHTFCQACIRRLNMVANEQWWIPCPQCRQNTPTPRGGVTMLDLDLTAFLAVKNEKDHPRGPGRTDPEPAPKTPTKETPVTQQPTGVCQEALPRPYFPESGCCGHCLCCGTTAAFHS
- the CYSRT1 gene encoding cysteine-rich tail protein 1, which codes for MDRGVTIENPYASVSIPRAQLKDGFLKYYLGEDQAPGTVFCNPSSLPSYPTAQEKVQPEATDHHLHQASASASAASYSPKVPTRESWARPFNPYASLQMPSGASPEPFHWKSHPGAFPESSGGRVGRGGGGCCCCCPCCRKCSPCCKRCPCVVS